One genomic window of Anoplolepis gracilipes chromosome 5, ASM4749672v1, whole genome shotgun sequence includes the following:
- the Chb gene encoding CLIP-associating protein 2 isoform X10, producing the protein MSDTAGMLIPNGHCCLHRGLKKYPSIDKKLWDASSRWILQWDNIVKHPGARARGCHCDIHKPPWLYPDLVGKDSDETDRAIKSAPVKRLNMPPKRGQFGPARTPSSALAQAGAVDEEYFITSFEAVPPVTVFSAKDLEEQMKIIKDTVGDDKKDWKLRTDSMKKLRAIVLAGGTMYENFHECLKNVQRPFEQACTDLRSQVAREACVTLAFLSQSLKTKFASFGEAVLLTLMNLIQNSAKVVATAGAVAVRFILQNTHCSRYVPIIISCVSNKSKDIRKASWEYLALILQTWPTQILQKHITVLPDALKKGIADSDAEARVFARKSFWAFKNHFPEQAEILLNNLDASYKRSLMSLSNSGSSNSLNVVANARSSSVSPRTARPAMSAAGSTENLHQTIGQPHGLRRTPSLPRSYRQSGIPILQRPTDSHYRGTPGSVRSTSAIDLQAAQRAKARTMYANISRQKAAAALPRPSKSPDPNVASPERIARTRTRMSGVSQSQPSSRSGSPSSRLNYATYNREGESLIGRPRRLSGHGVNSTSNSREPSPQRFGMDRSFASKIRGRNLHMSPTDSTRPPVMAQKMLLKSREAESALADALTLDSIENYGRIPGKGDHSDDSENSSICSERSIDGYRRASDSYSWSGSQPRLYRDLWDQSIPKDIKEIIENCGHKHWGDRKEGLVGLQHYLNSGNTLTTSDLRRVTDIFTKMFMDSHTKVFSLFLDTLNELVITHSEGLGDWLYVLCARLLNKLGTDLLGSIQTKIQRTLDIVRDYFPGQQLLPAVMRYLTDPTQTPNSRVKVAALKFITQIAETAEPSALTSSAGTALARLLDWSNDGKSQDVKRHAQNAVISLYNLNPPQVTMILSELPKYYQETAWPLVQNHLRKSASSNPASPGTPPPRAQSSPARTKAKNDVKDSRTEIDGGDENMEEVYNSSHRSLRRTTAEIQNYGFERLERATTSKDSGISNMADVEERMEGLTLSNSGRSSSVSSPTQRGRSVSNITVNGSDTIAGDLILPQENNGYKTHGSSPDLMNRPEIVDNMVKTLQSKVAQTTEKVSVLQEFQLYVREGDALYVKRNFKKVLKVLLDSLSNDGKVIQVEVLQTLIDMLKCQELIESFSSYNELLVLKVIYAYKSDDQKVDASSGSGGRSPVHWNAEKCAATMAMVLKPEQIIHLVSTIIATESYPLNMGAIKMLHKVVEHWGRDAIEPHLAKVMPGLIKAYDDAESAVRKSAVFCMVAIHVAVGEEALKPHLSSLYSSKLKLLNIYIQRAQQQANSTPASPRSNNKN; encoded by the exons TTGGCAAAGACAGCGACGAAACCGACAGAGCG ATCAAATCGGCTCCTGTGAAGAGGCTGAATATGCCTCCGAAACGAGGTCAATTTGGACCTGCTAGGACACCGTCCTCTGCCTTAG CGCAAGCCGGAGCCGTCGACGAAGAATATTTCATCACTTCGTTTGAAGCCGTACCTCCTGTTACTGTATTTTCGGCGAAAGACCTCGAAGAACAGATGAAGATTATCAAAGATACAGTGGGCGATGACAAGAAAGATTGGAAACTGAGAACGGATAGC atgaaaaaattaaggGCCATTGTACTCGCAGGTGGCACTATGTACGAAAATTTTCACGAATGCCTAAAGAACGTACAGCGACCATTCGAACAAGCCTGCACAGACCTTAGATCCCAAGTAGCGCGAGAGGCGTGTGTAACTCTAGCCTTTCTGAGTCAGAGCCTGAAGACCAAATTTGCCAGTTTTGGCGAGGCGGTTTTGCTCACGTTAATGAACCTCATACAGAACAGTGCCAAG GTCGTGGCGACAGCCGGTGCAGTAGCAGTTCGGTTTATCCTTCAAAATACTCACTGTAGTCGATATGTGCCTATCATTATATCGTGCGTGAGTAACAAGAGCAAAGACATTCGCAAAGCATCCTGGGAATATCTGGCTCTAATTCTGCAGACGTGGCCTACGCAGATATTGCAAAAGCACATAACAGTATTGCCAGATGCACTTAAAAAGGGCATCGCGGATTCTGATGCGGAAGCGCGAGTTTTCGCCAGAAA ATCATTCTGGGCATTTAAAAATCACTTTCCGGAACAAGCGGAAATATTACTGAATAACCTGGACGCGTCATACAAACGTTCTTTGATGTCACTCAGCAATAGCGGTAGCAGTAACAGCTTAAATGTTGTGGCTAATGCGAGATCGTCAAGCGTTAGTCCCCGAACAGCCAGACCTGCGATGAGCGCGGCAG GTAGTACGGAAAATTTGCATCAGACCATTGGTCAACCGCACGGTCTCAGACGTACTCCGTCTTTGCCTCGATCTTATCGTCAGTCTGGTATCCCGATACTACAAAGACCAACAGACAgtcatt aCCGAGGTACACCGGGAAGTGTTAGATCTACTAGCGCGATCGATTTACAAGCTGCTCAAAGGGCAAAAGCCAGAACAATGTATGCAAATATAAGTAGACAAAAAGCGGCAGCAGCACTTc CTCGCCCTAGTAAATCTCCAGATCCTAATGTTGCTAGTCcagaaagaattgcaagaACGAGAACAAGAATGTCGGGAGTTTCGCAATCTCAAc CTAGCAGCAGATCAGGTTCCCCATCGTCTAGATTGAACTACGCGACGTACAATCGCGAAGGCGAATCACTGATAGGCAGACCAAGACGATTATCTGGACATGGTGTCAATAGCACAAGCAACAGTCGCGAACCTAGTCCACAGAGGTTTGGAATGGATAGGAGTTTTGCGAGCAAAATAcg AGGGAGAAATCTACATATGTCACCGACGGACAGCACCAGGCCACCAGTCATGGCGCAGAAAATGCTGTTGAAATCGCGCGAAGCGGAGTCCGCTTTGGCGGACGCTCTAACTCTCGACAGTATCGAAAATTACGGCAGAATACCTGGCAAAGGAGATCATAGTGATGACAGTGAAAATAGTAGTATATGTTCGGAACGAAGCATAGATGGTTACAGACGAGCTAGTGat TCGTACTCATGGAGTGGCTCTCAACCGAGACTATACCGTGATCTATGGGATCAGTCTATCCCAAAG GatatcaaagaaattattgaaaactGTGGTCATAAACATTGGGGAGATCGGAAAGAAGGCTTGGTGGGCTTGCAGCATTATTTGAACAGTGGGAACACATTGACAACATCAGATTTGCGTAGAGTAACAGAcatttttacgaaaatgtTCATGGATTCCCATACCAAAGTCTTCAGTTTGTTTCTGGACACATTGAATGAACTAGTGATAACTCACAGCGAAGGTCTTGGTGATTGGCTTTATGTTTTGTGTGCAAGACTGCTCAATAAATTGGGCACTGATCTATTGGGATctatacaaacaaaaattcaGAGAACACTTGATATTGTAAG AGACTATTTTCCGGGACAACAGCTTCTACCAGCTGTAATGAGATATCTAACAGATCCAACACAAACACCAAATTCTCGCGTAAAAGTAGCAGCGTTGAAATTTATCACACAGATCGCTGAGACGGCAGAACCGTCCGCGTTAACTAGTTCTGCAGGGACAGCACTTGCGCGACTGCTCGACTGGTCAAATGATGGCAAAAGCCAAGACGTTAAGAGGCACGCACAGAACGCTGTGATATCGCTTTATAATCTCAATCCACCTCAAGTTACTATGATACTATCCGAGTTACCGAAATACTATCAA gAAACAGCCTGGCCTCTAGTACAAAATCATCTAAGGAAATCTGCTTCGAGTAATCCGGCTTCACCCGGCACACCACCGCCTAGAGCGCAAAGCTCGCCAGCTCGAACGAAAGCGAAGAACGACGTTAAAGATTCGAGAACCGAAATCGATGGAGGAGATGAGAACATGGAAGAAGTATACAA ttcttCTCATAGATCACTACGACGCACAACCGCTGAAATCCAAAATTACGGTTTCGAGCGTCTGGAGAGAGCTACTACCAGCAAAGACAGTGGAATCAGCAACATGGCCGATGTAGAAGAAAGAATGGAAGGTCTCACTTTATCCAATTCG GGTCGATCTTCGTCGGTTTCTTCACCAACACAACGAGGACGATCTGTTAGTAATATAACGGTAAATGGATCCGATACGATTGCTGGTGATTTGATTTTACCTCAAGAGAATAATGGTTACAAAACGCACg GATCATCGCCTGATCTAATGAATAGACCAGAAATCGTGGATAATATGGTTAAAACCCTACAATCTAAAGTGGCACAAACTACGGAGAAAGTATCAGTGTTACaagaatttcaattatatgttCGCGAAGGGGATGCGTTGTATGTCAAACGAAATTTTAA AAAAGTGCTCAAAGTTTTATTAGATAGTTTATCCAATGATGGTAAAGTGATACAGGTAGAGGTGCTTCAAACGCTAATTGATATGCTTAAATGTCAAGAATTGATAGAGAGTTTTTCCTCTTATAATGAATTGCTGGTATTGAAAGTTATTTATGCCTACAAATCCGATGATCAGAAGGTCGATGCTTCTAGCGGTAGCGGCGGTAGATCACCA GTACATTGGAACGCGGAGAAGTGTGCAGCGACGATGGCTATGGTTTTAAAACCTGAACAGATTATACATTTAGTTTCTACCATAATCGCTACAGAATCGTATCCATTAAATATGGGCGCAATAAAGATGTTACACAAGGTCGTGGAGCATTGGGGACGCGATGCTATCGAACCTCATCTTGCCAAAGTTATGCCAGGCCTTATCAAG GCTTACGATGATGCTGAAAGCGCAGTTCGCAAGAGTGCAGTCTTTTGTATGGTTGCGATTCATGTCGCGGTCGGTGAGGAGGCGCTGAAACCGCATCTGAGCAGTCTATATTCCAGCAAActgaaattgttaaatatttatatacaacgtGCGCAGCAACAAGCGAACAGTACACCCGCCAGTCCGCGTAGCAACAATAAGAATTAA